A window of Kangiella sp. TOML190 genomic DNA:
AAAATCTCAAAGGCCAAAAATTTAACCTCTAGATAAGATTGAGGACAACATAATGTCAGATTTACAAGCATCAGATTTACAAGCAAAAGTTACCAGCGCGCCAACGCCAACCGAGCCAGTGGCTAACCCTATGGGCACCGACGGCTTCGAGTTTGTTGAATATTCAGCGCCGGATGCCGAGGGTATCCAAAAATTACGCGACTTGTTTGAGTTACTAGGCTTTACTCGGGTTGCTAACCACAAAACCAAAAACGTGTCTTTGTACCGTCAAGGCGATATTAACTTTGTGATTAATGGTGAAACGGAAGGGTATTTCAACGAGTTTAGTCAATTACACGGCCCTTGTGCTTGTGCCATGGCTTGGCGGGTAGAAGATGCGCAAAAAGCTTATGAGCACGCGATTGCCAATGGTGCAGAAGCTTTTGATAAGCCAGAGCATTCTTCGCATCCTGCAGTTTACGGAATTGGCGGCTCGGTTTTGTATTTCATCGATAAATGGGGCCCTGAAGGCAGCGTTTATGATGACGAATTCGACTACATCGAAGGTGTTGATAGATTTCCTGTGGGCATGGGGTTGCAAACTCTCGATCACTTAACCCATAACGTAGTGCGTGGTGGTATGGATCGCTGGGCAGATTTTTACGAAAAGATCGCGAACTTCCGTGAAATTCGTTATTTCGATATTCAGGGTAAGCAAACGGCTTTATTCTCAAAAGCGATGACCGGTCCTTGCAACAAGTTGCGTATCCCGATCAACGAATCGGCGGATGAAAAATCGCAAATTGAAGAGTATTTGAAAGAATACAAAGGCGAGGGTATTCAACATATCGCGCTTTCCACCCCAGATATTTACGATACCATTGAACGTTTGCGCGCAGGCGGTATGGACTTTATGCCTACTCCAGGTGCTTATTACGACATGATCCCGCGCCGTATTCCAAAGCACCATGAAGACGTCGAAAAATTGCGTAAAAACCAGATTTTGATTGATGGCTCTTTGGATCACGAAGAAGGTATTTTATTGCAAATTTTCACCAACACCGTAATTGGTCCCATTTTCTTTGAGATCATTCAACGTAAAGGTAACCAAGGTTTTGGTGAGGGTAACTTCAAGGCATTATTTGAGTCGATTGAGCAAGATCAAATTGACCGTGGTGTGATTTAAGCTGCTTAATTTCAGGTAAGGAGTAACCTATGCGTAAGTGGATTTCATTTCCGCACAAAGAAGGCACCATTTCGCGCCAAGCGCATGCCGATCTGCCTGAAGAGGGGATTTATGAGCGTGAAGCAGGCCGCAGTGGCTTTTTTGGGCCAACCGCGCATTTTCACCATAAGCGCGCGCCAACCGCTTGGGAAAAGTGGGAAGGGCCGTTAAGGCCGCGTGCTTTTGATTTGAATGATTTACAGAAAAACGCCAATTCACCTTGGATGGCGCAAGATTTATTGTTCAACGCCCACTGCAAATTCCGAATTTGGGATTGCAATGAAGCGATGCCTGAACTGGCGCGCAATGGCGATGGCGACGAATTGTTGTTTATCCATAAAGGTAAGGGCGATTTGTTCTGCGATTATGGGCATATGGAAATTCGTGATGGCGATTATGTGGTCATTCCGCGCGGTACCATGTGGCGCTTGGAGCCTAACGAGCCAATGACCATGCTGCTTATCGAGGCTACCAATGATAGTTATCAATTGCCAGATAAAGGTTTGGTGGGGCCGCAAGCCATTTTTGATCCTGCGATGTTGGATGTGCCAGAAATAAACGAAAAGTTTAAGGCGCAACAAGACGAGACTCCTTGGACAGTGGAAATTAAGCGCCGTGGCCAGATCTCGAAAGTACACTTTAACTATTCGCCGCTGGATGCGATTGGTTGGCACGGTGATTTATCGGTGGTTCGGATCAATTGGCGCGATATTCGTCCGTTAATGTCACACCGTTATCATTTGCCACCGTCGGCGCACACCACTTTTGTTGCCAGTCGTTTTGTGATTTGTACTTTCGTGCCGCGTCCGATTGAGTCGGATCCAGGTGCCTTGAAAGTCCCTTTTTATCATAACAATGATGATTTTGATGAAGTGCTTTTTTACCATGCGGGTGATTTTTTCAGCCGTGATAATATCGACGCGGGCATGGTGACTTTCCATCCGTCAGGCTTTACCCATGGGCCGCATCCAAAAGCCTTTAAGGCTGGTTTGGAGTACGCCAAAAAAGAAACCGACGAAGTGGCGGTGATGCTCGATACGCGTGATGCGTTAGAAGTTTCTGATGCCATGAGTGGGGTGGAAAATCCCGAATATGCTGATAGCTGGAAAGCGTCAGAATAAACAAATCGGGGACAAGCCTTAGGTCTGCCCCCTTTAAGTAAAAATAGGAATTATAATGAAATTAGCAACTCTAAAAGATGGTAGCCGTGATGGCCGTTTGGTGGTGGTGAGCCGCGATTTGACAAAAGCGGTGAAGCCGTACCATGTGAAAACTTTGCAGGCCGCTTTAGACGATTGGGATACTTTCAAGCCTGACTTGGAAGAGTTATATGGTCGCTTGAATGCTGGCGAAGTTGAAGAGAGCTTTGATTTTGATCAAGCCGCTTGCGAATCTCCTTTACCAAGAGCTTACCAATGGGCCGATGGTTCAGCTTATGTGAACCACGTTGAGTTAGTGCGAAAAGCGCGTAATGCGGAGATGCCAGAGAGTTTTTGGCACGATCCGTTAATGTATCAAGGCGGCAGTGATGCTTTTATTGGGCCGCGTGACAATATTCAAATGGCTTCCGAGGAATACGGTATTGATATGGAAGCGGAAGTGGCGGTGATCACAGGCGACGTACCTATGGGTGCGACTCCGGAGATGGCGGAGAAAGAAATTCGCTTGTTGATGACGGTGAATGATGTTTCTTTGCGTAATTTGATACCTGGTGAATTAGCCAAAGGTTTTGGTTTCTTCCAATCAAAGCCTTCTTCTGCTTTCTCGCCAGTGGCCGTAACGCCGGATGAGTTAGGTGATAAATGGGACGGTAAACGAGTTTACTTGCCATTAGTTACTTACCTTAATGACGATTTGTTGGGTAACCCTGACTGTGGTGTGGACATGGTGTTTGATTTTCCAACACTCGTGGCTCATGCGGCCAAAACTCGTCCATTAAGAGCGGGCGCTATTGTTGGTTCAGGTACTATTTCTAATAAAGACGAGTCGACTGGCTCTTCTTGCTTAGCCGAAGTGCGGATGTTGGAGATCATTGCAGACGGCGCGCCGACAACCCCATTTATGCGTTTTGGTGACTCAGTCAGTATCGAAATGCTTGATGATAGTGGCAATTCGATTTTCGGTAAAATTCACCAAACCGTCGAAAAATACGACCTGTAAATAGATTCCAACAAAGGTATTCAAGTTAGATGCTAAAACTTTATAGTTACTGGCGATCCACCGCAGCTTATCGGGTGCGAATTGCTCTAAATTTAAAGCGCTTATCCTACCAAACCATTCCAGTGCATCTGGTTAAAGATGGTGGCGAGCAGCATAAACTTGAATACCGAGCAAAAAATCCGCAAGGGCTAGTGCCCTTGTTGGAGCATAATGGTCAATTCTTAAGCCAGTCGATGGCGATTTGTGAGTATTTGGATGAGACCTTTGAGGGGCCTGATTTACTGCCTGCTGAACCTTTTGTCAAAGCGCAAGTCAGAAGTGTGTGCCAAGCAATAGGTTGCGACATTCACCCCGTGAATAATTTGCGTATTTTGAAGTATTTGCAAGGCGAACTGAGTGTTTCTGATGAAGCTAAAGGCGCTTGGTATCATCACTGGATTCAGCAAGGATTCAGCGCACTGGAGCAACAATTAAGCCAGTTCAACGCCACCGATGGCGAGGTTGCTAGTTTTGCCTTTGGTCAAGAGCCAACATTGGCGGATGCATTTATCGTGGCGCAAATGTACAATGCGCGCAGATTTGACGTGGATTTAACGCCTTATCCGCGCTTGGTTGCCATTGAGCAACACTGTTTAACATTAGATGCGTTCAAAGACGCACAACCCGAATCACAACCGGATGCCGTATAACAGCATCTTTAAGAGACTGATAATGAAAACCAGATTATTTATAAAAACATTGATCGCTAGCGCAGTGACTTTTGGCCTGGGTTTTGCCATGGCTGCCCCTTATGAAATTATCGATTTAGGCAAAGTAGAAGGTGGAACTAATAGTTTTGCTTATGGCATCAATAACGCTGGTGAAGTCGTTGGTTATGGTAATGGTCCGTTAAGCGAAGATGAAAACGGAAACTTGGTTAGAGAGTTTAATAGCCATGCGCTGTTTTTTTTAGACTCTGGCGTATTGGATTTGCTAGCACTTGAAGGCGGTATTGCTAGTGTTGCTCTGTCAATAAATGACGGTGGCGTTATTGTTGGTTATTCCGATGAAGTGAGAACAGAAACCACTGATGAAGGTAATGAAATCGAAATTCGTGAAAATTTTGCCACCATTTTTAATGGTAGTGGTATCACAAAAATCCCAGGGTTAGATGAATTAACGGGTGCGAAAGCTTTCGATATTAATAACAGTGGGATTGTTGTTGGTAACGCCTTTGTTGATTTAGATGATGATGATACTACGCCTAATGTTAATAGGGGGTTTGTAGTTAACAGTAGCAACGGTGAAGGCTTAGTCGTACTTCCTTCTTTAAGGGAGGATCCTGATGGCGGTCAGACTCATCCTTTAAGTATAAATGATAATGGTGATATTGTCGGTTGGACTCAATATGATGAAGACAGTGATTCGGCAGGCATTCGCGGCTTTTTAACTAATGTTAGTGATCCCGCGCAATTAGAAGAGCTACCAAATATTGGTACCTTGGTTACCATTGCGTCTGATATTAACAATAATGGAGTTATTGTAGGCTACGCCCGTAGAAGATCCAACTCTACCAGAACCGTTGCCTTCAAATATGATCCCGCAACAGATAATGAGTTAAAGCAACTACCTTACTTTGACTCGGACTACGACAATGCGACGGCAAATGCTATAAATGATAATGAGCAGATAGTGGGACAAGCGTTGGTATCAGTTCCTACAGCGGGTCTAAATACCGGCTTTTTGTACGAAGATGGTCAGTTAAAAGATCTAAATGATCTTATTCCATGTGATTCAGGTTGGCGTATCGATAGTGCAACCAACATAAACAATAATGGCGAAATCATTGGTTATGGGTTACGTGAAGATGTGATTGATGGTGAAACCATGTTTGAAGTTAGAGCATTTAAACTAGAACCTACTGGTGATGCTGTAGAAGTATGCGAGACGCCTGACGAAGACGATAGCGATGGTGGCGGTAGCTTTAGTTGGTTTGGACTTTCGTTATTAGCATTGTTTGGGTTACGAAGAAAAAGAAATCAGCAATAATAAAAAAAGCGGTTTAAGCCGCTTTTTTTATATCCGAGTTTAAAAGTTACATATTGGGATAATTGGGTCCACCAGCGCCTTCGGGTACTACCCAAGTGATGTTCTGCGACGGATCTTTAATATCACAAGTTTTACAATGCACACAGTTTTGCGCGTTGATGACAAAGCTTGGATTTTCGCCATTATCATCGCGTACGACTTCATACACTCCAGCAGGGCAGTAGCGTTGGGCCGGTTCGGCATACTTTTCTAGATTTACCTCAATGGGTATGGTTTGATCCGCTAACTTAAGATGAACCGGTTGATCTTCTTCATGGTTAGTGTTGGAGATAAATACCGAAGACAACTTGTCAAAAGACAACTTGCCATCAGGCTTAGGGTAATTAATTTGCTTGCTATCTTTTGCTAGCGCTAATTGTGCATGATCCGGTTGTGGATCGCTCAAGGTCCAAGGTAGCTTACCGTTAAAGATATTTAAGTCGATAAAGACATAAGCCGAACCTAAAATATTACCCCATTTATGTTGTGCAGGACCGAAATTACGCTGGGTATGCAATTCTTTCCAAGCCCAAGAGTCCTTATAATTTTTCGCAAATTCAACAAGGTCGTCGTTAGCTTTTTCGGCCTTGATAGCACTAACTACCGTTTCGGCGGCAATCATGCCTGACTTCATGGCGGTATGTGAGCCTTTAATCTTGGCAAAGTTCAAAGTACCTGCATCATCACCGATCAACAAGCCGCCAGGGAATGACATTTTGGGTTGTGATT
This region includes:
- a CDS encoding homogentisate 1,2-dioxygenase produces the protein MRKWISFPHKEGTISRQAHADLPEEGIYEREAGRSGFFGPTAHFHHKRAPTAWEKWEGPLRPRAFDLNDLQKNANSPWMAQDLLFNAHCKFRIWDCNEAMPELARNGDGDELLFIHKGKGDLFCDYGHMEIRDGDYVVIPRGTMWRLEPNEPMTMLLIEATNDSYQLPDKGLVGPQAIFDPAMLDVPEINEKFKAQQDETPWTVEIKRRGQISKVHFNYSPLDAIGWHGDLSVVRINWRDIRPLMSHRYHLPPSAHTTFVASRFVICTFVPRPIESDPGALKVPFYHNNDDFDEVLFYHAGDFFSRDNIDAGMVTFHPSGFTHGPHPKAFKAGLEYAKKETDEVAVMLDTRDALEVSDAMSGVENPEYADSWKASE
- the maiA gene encoding maleylacetoacetate isomerase — its product is MLKLYSYWRSTAAYRVRIALNLKRLSYQTIPVHLVKDGGEQHKLEYRAKNPQGLVPLLEHNGQFLSQSMAICEYLDETFEGPDLLPAEPFVKAQVRSVCQAIGCDIHPVNNLRILKYLQGELSVSDEAKGAWYHHWIQQGFSALEQQLSQFNATDGEVASFAFGQEPTLADAFIVAQMYNARRFDVDLTPYPRLVAIEQHCLTLDAFKDAQPESQPDAV
- a CDS encoding DUF3466 family protein, with the translated sequence MKTRLFIKTLIASAVTFGLGFAMAAPYEIIDLGKVEGGTNSFAYGINNAGEVVGYGNGPLSEDENGNLVREFNSHALFFLDSGVLDLLALEGGIASVALSINDGGVIVGYSDEVRTETTDEGNEIEIRENFATIFNGSGITKIPGLDELTGAKAFDINNSGIVVGNAFVDLDDDDTTPNVNRGFVVNSSNGEGLVVLPSLREDPDGGQTHPLSINDNGDIVGWTQYDEDSDSAGIRGFLTNVSDPAQLEELPNIGTLVTIASDINNNGVIVGYARRRSNSTRTVAFKYDPATDNELKQLPYFDSDYDNATANAINDNEQIVGQALVSVPTAGLNTGFLYEDGQLKDLNDLIPCDSGWRIDSATNINNNGEIIGYGLREDVIDGETMFEVRAFKLEPTGDAVEVCETPDEDDSDGGGSFSWFGLSLLALFGLRRKRNQQ
- a CDS encoding fumarylacetoacetate hydrolase family protein, with translation MKLATLKDGSRDGRLVVVSRDLTKAVKPYHVKTLQAALDDWDTFKPDLEELYGRLNAGEVEESFDFDQAACESPLPRAYQWADGSAYVNHVELVRKARNAEMPESFWHDPLMYQGGSDAFIGPRDNIQMASEEYGIDMEAEVAVITGDVPMGATPEMAEKEIRLLMTVNDVSLRNLIPGELAKGFGFFQSKPSSAFSPVAVTPDELGDKWDGKRVYLPLVTYLNDDLLGNPDCGVDMVFDFPTLVAHAAKTRPLRAGAIVGSGTISNKDESTGSSCLAEVRMLEIIADGAPTTPFMRFGDSVSIEMLDDSGNSIFGKIHQTVEKYDL
- the hppD gene encoding 4-hydroxyphenylpyruvate dioxygenase; amino-acid sequence: MGTDGFEFVEYSAPDAEGIQKLRDLFELLGFTRVANHKTKNVSLYRQGDINFVINGETEGYFNEFSQLHGPCACAMAWRVEDAQKAYEHAIANGAEAFDKPEHSSHPAVYGIGGSVLYFIDKWGPEGSVYDDEFDYIEGVDRFPVGMGLQTLDHLTHNVVRGGMDRWADFYEKIANFREIRYFDIQGKQTALFSKAMTGPCNKLRIPINESADEKSQIEEYLKEYKGEGIQHIALSTPDIYDTIERLRAGGMDFMPTPGAYYDMIPRRIPKHHEDVEKLRKNQILIDGSLDHEEGILLQIFTNTVIGPIFFEIIQRKGNQGFGEGNFKALFESIEQDQIDRGVI